A portion of the Bacillus thuringiensis genome contains these proteins:
- a CDS encoding aromatic amino acid transport family protein translates to MNGNTAKKIELQSKNTVITNEKYLDPKKWHKQDTTWALSLFGTAIGAGVLFLPINAGSGGLLSLLLITLLAYPVMYYSHRALAKMIYASNSANEGITGTIREYFGNKASIIFNIVYFVSIYTIVLMYSIALTNTASSFIVNQLHMKEPSRAILSLVLVLGLIAILNFGQDITVKIMSLLVYPFIASLLFIAISLIPQWNTSMLSFSDVSTASTGTGYLGTIWMILPIIVFSFNHSPMISSFVIKQRSTYGIEATDAKCAQIQKVCYIMTFVVVMFFVWSSALSLTPNDLKVAKEQNLSILSYLANELNSPVITIAAPIIAFMAITKSFLGHYIGSYEVMRDMIIKFGKTRGKDIEEKTVKTVILTFVVLTCWYVAYANPSILGLIDALSGPLVAAILCLLPMYAIRKVPVLAQYRGKISNAFVIIVGVLTILASIKSLF, encoded by the coding sequence ATGAATGGGAATACTGCTAAAAAAATAGAATTGCAATCTAAAAATACTGTGATTACAAACGAGAAATATTTGGATCCTAAAAAGTGGCATAAGCAAGATACTACGTGGGCATTGAGCCTTTTCGGGACAGCGATTGGAGCAGGAGTACTCTTTTTACCAATTAATGCAGGTTCAGGTGGTTTATTATCATTATTACTCATTACATTACTTGCCTATCCAGTTATGTATTACTCACATAGAGCGCTTGCTAAAATGATATATGCTTCCAATTCTGCCAATGAGGGAATTACGGGTACAATAAGAGAGTATTTCGGAAATAAGGCGAGTATTATTTTTAACATCGTATACTTCGTCTCAATTTATACAATTGTCTTGATGTATTCAATTGCACTTACAAATACTGCAAGTAGTTTTATTGTGAATCAATTACATATGAAAGAGCCCTCAAGAGCCATTTTATCGCTTGTTTTAGTACTGGGTCTTATCGCTATACTAAATTTCGGTCAAGATATCACTGTAAAAATTATGAGCTTGCTAGTATACCCTTTCATAGCTTCTCTACTATTTATCGCAATATCTCTAATTCCTCAGTGGAACACATCAATGCTTAGTTTTTCAGATGTCTCTACTGCTTCAACCGGAACAGGTTATTTGGGAACGATATGGATGATACTACCTATCATAGTGTTTTCATTTAACCATTCTCCAATGATTTCGTCTTTCGTGATAAAACAAAGATCTACGTATGGAATAGAAGCAACTGATGCTAAATGTGCTCAAATACAAAAAGTTTGTTATATCATGACGTTCGTTGTTGTTATGTTCTTCGTTTGGAGCAGCGCACTAAGTTTGACTCCAAATGATTTAAAAGTGGCAAAAGAGCAGAACTTATCAATCCTATCCTATCTCGCTAATGAACTTAATTCGCCAGTAATTACGATTGCAGCTCCTATTATTGCTTTTATGGCTATAACAAAGTCTTTCCTTGGCCATTATATAGGATCATATGAAGTAATGCGTGACATGATTATCAAATTTGGTAAAACACGCGGAAAAGATATAGAAGAAAAAACAGTTAAGACAGTAATTCTTACTTTTGTCGTATTAACATGCTGGTATGTTGCTTATGCAAATCCAAGTATTCTTGGGCTCATTGACGCTCTAAGCGGTCCATTAGTTGCTGCTATCTTATGTCTATTACCAATGTATGCGATCCGTAAAGTACCGGTATTAGCTCAATATAGAGGTAAAATAAGCAATGCATTTGTTATTATTGTAGGAGTACTTACAATCTTAGCAAGTATTAAATCTTTATTCTAA
- a CDS encoding LysR family transcriptional regulator — protein MSLTKLEIFLKTVEMGNLSRAAEALNVTQSGVSHAIRSLELEYGFQLLSRNKTGVRLTGNGERVLMHVREVVNHNERLKQTVAEINGIVAGTLRIGTFTSVSIHWLPAIIHRFHLEYPRIEIKLMEGDYGMIETWIQQGVIDLGFMSLPSSGHLESIPLRKDRMLCVLPKNHSLSKQSIIQYDQLEKEPFIMPASSCGYDVRKVLEVARVHLDIQFETGDDHAIVAMVENGLGISVMSELALQGQCENVTVVELEDKPKRSLGLSLTSIKHALPATKRFIEHTEKWLDGD, from the coding sequence ATGAGTCTGACTAAGTTAGAAATCTTTCTGAAGACGGTTGAAATGGGGAACTTATCAAGAGCGGCCGAAGCACTGAATGTGACTCAGTCAGGTGTCAGCCATGCGATTAGAAGTCTTGAATTGGAGTATGGTTTTCAACTGTTATCCCGGAATAAAACAGGTGTTCGATTAACAGGAAATGGTGAGCGTGTTTTAATGCATGTTCGTGAAGTAGTAAATCATAATGAGCGATTGAAGCAAACTGTTGCAGAGATTAATGGGATAGTGGCAGGAACCTTGCGCATCGGAACCTTTACAAGCGTTTCTATTCACTGGTTGCCTGCAATCATTCATCGATTTCACTTGGAATATCCTCGAATTGAAATCAAATTAATGGAAGGTGATTATGGAATGATTGAAACGTGGATTCAACAAGGGGTGATTGACTTAGGTTTTATGTCACTACCGTCGTCGGGCCATCTAGAATCTATTCCACTAAGAAAAGATCGAATGCTATGTGTCCTTCCTAAAAATCACTCATTAAGTAAACAATCTATAATTCAGTACGATCAGCTCGAGAAAGAGCCTTTTATTATGCCTGCTTCTTCATGTGGTTACGATGTTAGGAAAGTATTAGAAGTTGCTAGGGTTCATCTCGATATCCAATTTGAAACCGGTGATGATCATGCGATTGTCGCGATGGTGGAGAACGGGCTTGGAATCAGTGTCATGTCTGAACTCGCATTACAAGGACAATGCGAAAATGTTACGGTTGTGGAATTGGAAGACAAACCTAAACGATCGCTTGGGTTGTCACTTACTTCAATTAAACACGCATTACCAGCGACAAAACGTTTTATCGAACATACCGAAAAATGGCTGGATGGCGATTGA
- a CDS encoding DMT family transporter, producing MKPIKANLMILLVTMTWGTSYLFMKIGLETVPSFSLVALRFGIAFLVCAAVFFKQFRSIHFVTLKYGFMLGFLLFVVSASVILGLKTTSASNAGFLASLTVIFIPLLSIVLFKDRLSYRLIISSLVAMTGIGLLTLNNQLTLNSGDLLCILAAFFYAFHIIVTGRAAKVANTLQLGILQLGFAGGFGVLSALIFEEPQLPSTKESWIAVLVLSIFCSAFAYIIQAMAQKYTTPTHTGLIFSLEPVFSALFAYLFMNEVLSLKGYIGALLILSGVILAEIKVKRKSTLLL from the coding sequence ATGAAACCAATAAAGGCTAATCTTATGATCTTACTTGTTACAATGACCTGGGGTACTTCCTACCTTTTTATGAAAATCGGATTGGAAACTGTCCCTTCATTTTCTCTTGTTGCATTACGCTTTGGTATTGCTTTTTTGGTTTGTGCTGCTGTTTTTTTTAAACAATTTCGTTCAATTCATTTTGTCACCTTAAAATACGGCTTTATGCTAGGATTTTTACTTTTCGTTGTATCTGCTTCAGTCATCTTAGGTTTAAAAACGACATCAGCTTCAAATGCTGGTTTTCTAGCCAGTTTGACCGTAATCTTTATCCCTTTATTATCTATCGTTCTGTTTAAGGATCGACTGAGCTACAGACTAATCATTAGTTCCCTTGTTGCAATGACTGGAATTGGTTTACTGACTTTGAATAATCAATTAACACTTAATTCTGGAGATTTACTCTGTATACTCGCTGCTTTCTTTTATGCTTTTCATATTATTGTCACCGGAAGGGCGGCTAAAGTTGCCAATACATTGCAGCTTGGAATTCTTCAGTTGGGATTTGCAGGAGGGTTTGGCGTACTCTCTGCCCTGATTTTCGAAGAACCGCAACTTCCATCCACTAAAGAAAGTTGGATCGCTGTACTGGTATTAAGTATATTCTGCAGTGCTTTTGCCTACATCATTCAGGCGATGGCACAGAAATACACAACACCGACACATACAGGACTCATTTTTTCATTAGAACCTGTATTTTCTGCACTATTTGCATACCTGTTCATGAACGAAGTATTGTCACTCAAAGGGTATATCGGAGCATTACTTATTCTAAGCGGTGTTATACTTGCTGAGATAAAAGTAAAACGAAAATCTACATTATTGCTCTAA
- a CDS encoding monooxygenase, with amino-acid sequence MAYLLQVDFPFEGPYGEEMEKGFWDLANSINEEEGFHWKIWTENEETKEAGGIYVFEEKQDAEKYAEMHKSRLEAAGVKDIRVRIFTINENLTKLNRGFIK; translated from the coding sequence ATGGCATATTTATTACAAGTTGATTTTCCGTTTGAAGGTCCTTATGGTGAAGAAATGGAAAAAGGATTTTGGGATTTAGCAAATAGTATTAACGAAGAAGAAGGATTCCACTGGAAAATATGGACTGAGAATGAAGAAACAAAAGAAGCTGGAGGCATTTATGTATTTGAAGAAAAACAAGATGCTGAAAAATACGCGGAAATGCACAAGAGCAGACTTGAAGCAGCTGGTGTTAAAGATATTAGAGTAAGAATTTTTACCATCAATGAAAATTTAACTAAATTGAATCGTGGTTTTATTAAATAA
- a CDS encoding DoxX family protein, giving the protein MTILIFINIVKIVLFLFFLMTGTKIISGKMADEFKRFGLPSFFNFLTGAFEIVGAIGMLIGIWIPVVALWAGLLLGGTMLAAALTLIVLARDPFKKAIPALVLFVLSLGVSLYHIF; this is encoded by the coding sequence ATTACTATTTTAATTTTCATCAATATTGTAAAAATAGTGTTGTTTCTGTTCTTTTTAATGACAGGAACGAAAATTATATCCGGGAAAATGGCAGATGAATTCAAACGATTTGGTTTACCTTCGTTTTTTAATTTCTTAACTGGAGCTTTTGAGATTGTAGGAGCGATTGGAATGTTGATAGGAATCTGGATTCCAGTAGTAGCTTTATGGGCAGGATTGTTATTAGGCGGTACGATGCTTGCAGCCGCATTAACTCTAATTGTATTAGCGAGAGATCCTTTTAAGAAAGCAATACCTGCGCTTGTTTTGTTTGTCCTTAGTTTAGGGGTAAGTTTGTATCATATTTTTTAA
- a CDS encoding MarR family winged helix-turn-helix transcriptional regulator produces MNLHDLIGYLVHRTDVKMTNYFTKKLKPYGVTPEQWGIISVLCSQRSTTQKELAEAIDKDQTTVVRMIQSMERKGIVKKALNDQDRRSHNLFLTEKGDELKKTILPVVKDAHHFVTSNLSEEEIKVLQSLLNKLYDTHY; encoded by the coding sequence ATGAACTTACATGATTTAATAGGCTATCTTGTTCACCGTACTGACGTGAAAATGACCAATTATTTTACGAAGAAATTAAAGCCGTATGGAGTTACGCCAGAGCAGTGGGGGATCATTAGTGTTCTTTGTAGCCAAAGGAGCACTACTCAAAAAGAGTTGGCGGAAGCTATTGATAAAGATCAAACTACTGTTGTTAGAATGATACAGTCAATGGAGAGAAAAGGGATTGTAAAGAAGGCTTTGAATGACCAAGATAGGCGTTCACATAACCTTTTTTTAACTGAAAAAGGTGACGAATTAAAGAAAACAATCTTGCCTGTAGTGAAAGACGCTCACCATTTTGTTACGAGTAATTTGAGCGAGGAAGAAATTAAAGTATTACAATCGTTATTAAACAAATTGTATGATACACACTATTAA
- a CDS encoding DUF1259 domain-containing protein, giving the protein MIKGMAFNDELICQQFAKIIGGQEGFAGGKCVATINRDEIRATILGKRFRVTTSFSFESRDNKTGRALCLGRVALLQREVTEFVATIIKQGIIVSSIHNEWLCDDPNLIYVNIEDVDDPLNFARKVRRALCT; this is encoded by the coding sequence ATGATTAAAGGTATGGCGTTTAATGATGAATTAATTTGTCAACAGTTTGCAAAAATTATCGGTGGCCAAGAAGGGTTCGCCGGTGGAAAATGCGTGGCAACAATAAACAGGGATGAAATACGAGCAACAATCTTGGGAAAACGTTTTAGAGTAACAACTTCCTTTTCATTCGAATCACGAGACAATAAAACTGGACGGGCTTTATGCTTAGGCCGAGTAGCACTCTTACAAAGAGAAGTCACTGAATTTGTTGCGACAATTATTAAACAAGGAATAATCGTTTCGTCTATACACAATGAGTGGTTATGTGATGATCCAAATTTGATTTACGTTAATATTGAAGATGTTGATGATCCACTAAATTTCGCAAGAAAAGTCAGAAGAGCATTATGCACGTAA
- a CDS encoding ATP-grasp domain-containing protein produces MHKVLKGTDIENKPHILFIGGWTKPIQDALDSGYIVSYIGSYAKHIYFDGTILEKCFYKKELDTTNIPLSIYYAEELFKEKPFDVVVSFNETALDTACIIAKIFNVKGPSYNANMITRNKDMMREMLAGKDFSIDSTVCNNIKDINEFLNKKDSIIIKPPIGAGGKGVSKLDKGDDVEVFFEENGIQLPVLVEEYIEGDVVYTVEAVSYNKKHSIIAISAEVFKEDTFIINYTIMPAPIDESQKQLIMEKVMIFLDDMQMENGITHTEVKIDKKNKPIIIESQVRIGGGNIWKMVELTTGISQFGYYYDALATETIDEFRCVSSKCHAMSLSLIPKPGCLKEIKYKELTNISEVVLIDLLVKEGDIIPTIVDSTQRKGSILFTTSDMKRMYEVVEGICNNITFVYQDLTEWKPSFKKYK; encoded by the coding sequence ATGCATAAGGTATTAAAAGGAACTGACATAGAAAATAAACCCCACATTTTATTTATAGGGGGATGGACAAAGCCTATACAAGATGCATTAGACAGTGGCTATATTGTTTCGTACATAGGATCGTACGCTAAACACATATATTTTGATGGGACTATCTTAGAAAAATGTTTCTATAAAAAAGAATTAGACACGACAAATATACCCTTGTCTATATACTATGCTGAAGAATTATTCAAAGAGAAACCATTTGATGTGGTTGTATCTTTCAACGAAACAGCATTAGATACGGCTTGCATAATTGCAAAGATTTTTAATGTTAAAGGGCCTTCTTACAATGCTAATATGATAACCCGCAATAAAGACATGATGCGTGAAATGCTAGCAGGTAAAGACTTTTCGATAGATTCGACAGTTTGCAATAACATTAAAGATATTAATGAATTTTTGAACAAAAAAGATAGTATTATAATAAAGCCCCCGATTGGCGCAGGTGGTAAAGGTGTATCTAAGCTAGACAAGGGAGATGACGTAGAGGTATTTTTTGAAGAAAATGGTATTCAACTACCTGTTTTAGTGGAAGAGTACATTGAAGGTGATGTAGTTTATACGGTCGAAGCCGTTTCTTATAACAAAAAACATTCTATAATAGCGATATCAGCTGAAGTATTTAAAGAAGATACGTTTATAATAAACTATACTATTATGCCAGCACCTATAGATGAATCTCAAAAACAATTAATTATGGAAAAAGTAATGATATTTTTGGACGACATGCAAATGGAAAACGGCATTACTCATACAGAAGTAAAGATAGACAAAAAAAATAAGCCAATAATTATAGAATCTCAAGTTAGAATAGGTGGCGGTAATATCTGGAAGATGGTGGAACTAACAACCGGCATATCCCAATTCGGATACTATTATGATGCGTTAGCTACTGAGACTATAGATGAATTTAGATGTGTATCTTCAAAATGTCATGCTATGTCTTTAAGCTTGATTCCAAAACCAGGTTGCTTAAAAGAAATCAAGTATAAGGAGTTAACTAACATATCCGAGGTCGTATTAATTGATCTATTAGTAAAAGAGGGAGACATCATACCAACTATTGTAGATAGCACTCAACGCAAAGGATCTATATTATTTACGACTAGTGATATGAAACGTATGTACGAAGTTGTAGAGGGAATATGTAACAATATAACGTTTGTTTATCAGGATTTAACAGAATGGAAACCTTCTTTTAAAAAATATAAGTAA
- a CDS encoding MFS transporter — protein MKDSKRFNFHKLWLGQSISLLGTQFTIVALPLFALEVLQTSEANAAMLRGVIFVPYLIFGLVAGALIDIFHRKNVLLICSLCQGVLFLSVFILTVTNIITFPLLVFIMFLNGIFTTFYNIAIPSFLPEIVTDKDHLKKGNAQLALSESLSIVIGPMLAGIVITLVGLTGSFTVDAVTYFVCFMFVLIISKFKPHTEGSLKDVNLKSIYQNIYEGLVYFKKHPVLEPIVTCGAVYGFFKYILNSILVIFLYKVMGLSEIEIGFVVGSAAVGFLIGNTILMKKSQQINNTKMLIYSATVSVTGLVFIPIMGYMGTVYGIVAASIIHGMGEGVFGPYAATIRQLASPNHMLGRVNAVQRTLNWGAWALGSFASAFLISILGLQTTLFIGGFGTTLCLVALLRRGVSKGNDIEYTSSF, from the coding sequence ATGAAAGATAGCAAACGTTTTAATTTTCACAAGCTTTGGCTAGGACAGTCTATAAGTTTGTTAGGTACTCAGTTTACAATAGTAGCTTTGCCACTTTTTGCATTAGAGGTGTTACAAACAAGTGAAGCAAATGCTGCTATGCTTCGTGGGGTTATATTCGTCCCTTATTTAATTTTCGGGTTAGTAGCCGGTGCTTTAATAGACATTTTTCATAGGAAAAATGTCTTGCTAATTTGTAGTTTATGTCAAGGAGTATTGTTTTTATCAGTATTCATACTGACTGTAACAAATATTATAACGTTCCCTTTACTGGTATTTATCATGTTTTTAAATGGGATATTCACCACGTTTTACAACATTGCCATTCCTTCTTTCTTACCTGAAATAGTAACAGATAAAGACCATTTAAAAAAAGGAAATGCTCAACTAGCACTTTCGGAGTCTCTTTCTATAGTAATTGGTCCTATGCTAGCTGGAATCGTCATTACTCTAGTTGGATTAACAGGCTCGTTTACTGTTGACGCAGTAACGTATTTTGTTTGTTTTATGTTTGTATTAATTATTTCAAAGTTTAAACCGCATACAGAAGGTTCTTTAAAAGACGTAAATTTAAAATCTATATATCAAAACATATATGAAGGTTTGGTATATTTCAAAAAACACCCTGTATTGGAGCCGATTGTAACTTGTGGTGCTGTTTACGGTTTTTTTAAATACATATTAAATAGCATTTTAGTAATATTCCTTTATAAGGTAATGGGTCTATCTGAAATTGAAATAGGATTTGTTGTAGGCTCAGCAGCAGTCGGATTTTTAATAGGTAATACGATACTCATGAAAAAAAGTCAACAAATTAATAATACAAAAATGCTTATTTATAGTGCTACTGTATCAGTTACCGGTTTGGTTTTTATACCGATAATGGGATATATGGGAACAGTTTACGGTATAGTAGCCGCAAGTATCATACACGGTATGGGAGAAGGTGTATTTGGCCCTTACGCTGCAACTATACGACAACTTGCCTCACCAAATCACATGCTAGGCCGAGTAAATGCTGTACAGCGTACGCTGAATTGGGGAGCTTGGGCATTGGGGAGTTTTGCTAGTGCATTTTTAATTTCTATATTAGGGCTTCAAACTACGTTATTTATAGGGGGATTCGGAACAACATTGTGTTTAGTGGCGTTGTTAAGACGAGGTGTATCAAAAGGAAATGATATTGAATATACGAGTTCATTTTAG
- a CDS encoding PepSY domain-containing protein: MLKHKKKIIISVIAILVSGIAIVGGYYGMGYNYAKKNENYTEKQVREISLAHTNGEIINVKKEFELEDDNLAQSKFEYEVEIKTPDNLLNILKVSARTGTIELNNED; encoded by the coding sequence ATGTTAAAGCATAAAAAGAAAATAATTATAAGTGTAATTGCTATTTTAGTAAGTGGTATTGCTATTGTCGGTGGATATTATGGTATGGGTTACAATTATGCAAAAAAGAATGAAAACTACACAGAGAAACAAGTTCGTGAAATTTCTTTAGCTCATACAAATGGAGAAATTATTAATGTGAAAAAAGAATTCGAATTAGAAGATGACAACTTAGCACAATCAAAATTTGAATATGAAGTAGAAATCAAGACACCTGATAATTTGTTAAATATTTTAAAGGTTAGTGCTAGAACAGGTACAATAGAACTCAATAATGAAGATTAA
- a CDS encoding response regulator transcription factor: MRVLIVEDEQDLQNILVKRLNAEHYSVDACGNGEDALDYINMATYDLIVLDIMIPGIDGLRVLQRLRADNNATPVLLLTAKDTIDDRVTGLDLGADDYLVKPFAFDELLARIRVLMRRKTGNTSNVFEIADLVVDCNMHKVTRGDQVITLSSKEFAILEYMIRNKEVVLTRDKIEQHVWNYDYEGGSNIIDVYVRYLRKKIDSQFETKLIHTVRGTGYVLRVES; encoded by the coding sequence ATGCGAGTTCTTATTGTCGAAGATGAACAAGACTTACAAAATATATTGGTGAAACGATTAAATGCAGAACATTATAGTGTCGATGCATGTGGGAATGGAGAAGATGCCCTGGATTATATAAACATGGCTACCTACGATTTGATTGTCCTTGACATTATGATTCCCGGAATAGATGGTTTACGCGTATTACAAAGATTACGCGCGGACAATAATGCAACTCCTGTCTTGCTTCTTACAGCTAAAGATACAATTGATGATCGTGTAACAGGACTCGACTTAGGTGCGGATGATTATTTAGTAAAGCCGTTTGCTTTTGATGAACTGTTAGCAAGAATTCGAGTGTTAATGCGAAGAAAAACAGGAAATACATCTAATGTGTTTGAAATCGCTGACCTAGTGGTAGATTGCAATATGCATAAAGTAACACGAGGAGACCAAGTTATCACTCTTTCCAGTAAAGAATTTGCTATTTTAGAATATATGATCCGTAATAAAGAAGTTGTGCTGACACGAGATAAAATTGAGCAACATGTGTGGAATTACGACTATGAAGGTGGCTCAAATATTATTGATGTTTACGTCCGCTATCTTCGCAAAAAAATTGATAGCCAGTTTGAAACGAAGTTAATTCATACAGTGCGCGGAACTGGTTACGTATTGCGAGTAGAATCATGA
- a CDS encoding sensor histidine kinase, producing the protein MKRLSIKMKVTLWYTGLIVIIMALVLAFILTSSDKVLLFNMKDQLKSTVKESMEDIEYKHGQLKIDDDFETLEDGVNISIYSKQGELLVGHSPTSFNKKISLKSDEIQTIKDGNKEWIVYDFLHNAGGDEQVWVRGIMTMNQLSSTINTLIVVTIISFPLLILIAAFGGYFITQRAFRPVQQMSDSASKIGDGKDLSKRINLQGSPKDEMYHLAQTFDKMFERLETSFESEKQFTSDASHELRTPTSVIISQCEYALSQRTNPKEMEESLEVILKQSHKMSALISQLLLLARADQGNHNTFQFECINMSELTEIVVEELSLMVQEASIDITTHIEEDLFIKADQTLMMRLLMNLLTNAIAYSKASGTVHMQLFRDETNIIGKVSDNGIGISEQHITKIWDRFYRVDAARTSSNIGNTGLGLSMVKWIVELHGGEITVESKLGEGSTFTFKLPIEKRA; encoded by the coding sequence ATGAAAAGACTATCAATAAAAATGAAAGTAACCCTGTGGTATACGGGGCTAATTGTAATTATTATGGCACTCGTGTTAGCCTTTATTTTAACTTCTTCAGATAAAGTTTTGCTTTTTAATATGAAAGATCAATTAAAGAGCACAGTAAAAGAAAGCATGGAAGATATCGAATATAAGCATGGGCAGTTAAAGATTGACGATGATTTTGAAACCTTAGAAGATGGAGTAAATATAAGCATTTATAGTAAACAAGGTGAGCTGTTGGTAGGACATAGTCCAACAAGCTTTAATAAAAAGATATCGCTTAAATCCGATGAAATACAAACCATTAAAGACGGTAATAAAGAATGGATAGTATATGATTTTCTCCATAATGCAGGCGGCGATGAGCAAGTCTGGGTTCGTGGAATAATGACTATGAACCAATTATCTTCAACGATAAATACACTTATCGTGGTAACAATCATCTCATTCCCATTACTTATTCTTATTGCGGCATTCGGAGGATATTTTATCACGCAAAGGGCGTTTCGACCTGTGCAACAAATGAGTGATTCAGCCAGTAAAATTGGTGATGGTAAAGACCTTTCGAAGAGAATTAATTTACAAGGTTCACCGAAAGACGAAATGTATCATTTAGCACAAACCTTTGACAAAATGTTTGAGCGATTGGAGACATCATTTGAAAGTGAAAAACAATTTACATCTGACGCATCTCATGAATTAAGAACACCAACATCTGTTATTATTTCACAATGCGAATACGCTTTATCGCAGAGGACTAACCCGAAAGAAATGGAAGAATCGTTAGAAGTAATTTTAAAGCAATCACATAAAATGTCCGCTCTAATCTCACAACTCTTATTATTAGCACGAGCTGACCAAGGAAACCATAATACTTTCCAATTTGAATGTATCAATATGAGTGAATTAACGGAAATCGTTGTAGAAGAACTTTCATTAATGGTTCAAGAAGCTTCGATTGATATAACAACTCATATAGAGGAAGACCTGTTTATTAAAGCAGATCAAACATTGATGATGCGCTTATTAATGAATTTACTAACGAATGCGATTGCTTATAGTAAAGCGAGCGGAACTGTGCATATGCAACTATTCCGTGATGAAACCAACATAATAGGTAAAGTCTCCGATAATGGCATCGGCATCAGCGAGCAACATATTACTAAAATATGGGACCGCTTCTATCGAGTTGACGCAGCACGCACATCTTCAAACATCGGAAACACAGGTTTAGGATTGTCAATGGTAAAATGGATTGTCGAACTACATGGAGGAGAAATTACAGTTGAAAGTAAATTAGGAGAAGGCAGTACTTTTACATTTAAACTACCAATTGAAAAAAGAGCATAA